The window AACAGCGGCAGCGGAATATGTACGGTGACACCGTCGGCGTCAGCGCCGGGTTCAAACTGATAGCTCAGTCGTAGCTTGAGATTGCCCTGATGCCAGAAGTTTGGGTAATCCAGCTTGCTGATTTTTTCCGCGCCTTCTTTGATGAGCATGCTCTTTTCAAAGTTGAGCAGGTCCGGCGTTTCACGGCTGACCTTTTTCCACCAGCTATCAAAATGGCGGGCAGAAACCACATCATGGCTAATGCGCTGGTCGTAAAATTCAAACAGCGTTTCATCATCGACCAGGATATCGCGGCGGCGTGATTTGTGTTCTAACTCTTCCACTTCCGCCCGCAGCTTCAGGTTGTCGCGGAAAAACGCATGCCGGGTCTGCCAGTCGCCTTCCACCAGCGCGTGACGGATAAACAGTTCGCGTGACAGCGCAGGGTCTATCAGGCTGTAGTTGACCTTACGCGCCGCGACAATCGGCAGCCCGTAGACGGTGACTTTTTCTGTCGCCATCACCGCACCCTGCGCGCGCTCCCAGTGCGGTTCACTGTACGAGCGTTTGATCAAATGCTGGGCAACCGACTCCACCCACTCAGGGTCAATACGCGCGGCAATACGTCCCCACAGTCGGCTGGTTTCCACCAGTTCTGCCACCATCGTCCACTTCGGCGGTTTTTTGAACAAACCGGAGCCGGGGAAGATCGAAAAACGAGCGTTACGCGCGCCGGTAAATTCCTGCTTATCGGCATCTTTCATCCCGATATGCGACAGTAAACCGGTCAGCAGCGCGACGTGGATCTCCCGATACTCAGCAGGCTCGCTGTTAACCGGGATCCCTAACTCTTTCACCACCTGACGTAGCTGGGTGTAAACATCCTGCCATTCACGCACGCGCAGATAGTTGAGGAAATCGAGCTTACACTGGCGGCGGAACTGATTCGACGACAGCGCTTTTTGCTGCTCGCCAAGGTAGTTCCACAAGTTCACAAAGGCGAGGAAGTCGGACTCTTTGTCGTGGAATCGACGGTGTTTTTCGTCAGACGCCTGCTGTTTGTCCATCGGACGCTCACGCGGATCCTGAATGGACAGCGCCGAGGTAATAATCATCGCCTCACGCACGCAGCCATGCTTCTGCGCTTCCAGCACCATCCGAGCCAGACGCGGGTCCACCGGCAACTGGCTAAGCTGGCGGCCTAACGGCGTGAGTTTATATGCGGTTTGCTGTTCATCAGTGGTGATTGCGCCCAGCTCTTCCAGCAGGCGCACACCGTCCTGAATATTGCGTTTATCCGGCGCTTCCACGAACGGGAACGCGGCGATATCGCCCAGCCCCAGCGCAGTCATTTGCAAAATGACGGAGGCCAGGTTGGTACGCAAAATTTCCGGATCGGTAAATTCCGGGCGCGACAGGAAGTCGTCTTCGGAATACAGACGAATACAGATCCCTTCCGATACGCGTCCGCAGCGGCCTTTACGCTGGTTGGCGGAGGCCTGCGATACCGGTTCAATGGGCAAGCGCTGAACTTTGGTGCGGAAGCTATAGCGGCTGATACGCGCGGTACCCGGGTCAATGACGTATTTGATCCCCGGCACGGTCAGTGAGGTTTCCGCCACGTTGGTCGCCAGCACAATACGGCGTCCGCTGTGCGACTGGAACACGCGGTTCTGCTCGCTGTTGGAGAGTCGCGCATACAACGGCAACACTTCGGTGTGGCGTAAATCCAGCTTATTCAGCGCATCGGCGGTGTCGCGGATCTCACGCTCGCCACTCATGAAGATCAGAATATCGCCCTGGCTTTCACGTCCCAGTTCATCCACCGCGTCAAAAATAGCCTGCAGCTGATCGCGCTCGGTGTCGTCCGCATCTTCAACAATCGGACGGTAGCGCACTTCCACCGGGTACGTTCGACCGGAGACTTCGATAATTGGCGCGTTATTGAAATGCTTTGAAAAACGCTCAGGGTCGATGGTCGCCGAGGTGATAATGACTTTCAGATCCGGGCGACGCGGCAGCAGCTCTTTCAGATAGCCGAGCAGAAAATCGATGTTCAGGCTGCGCTCGTGGGCTTCATCGATGATGATGGTGTCGTACTGCATCAGCATGCGATCCTGCTGGATCTCCGCCAGCAGGATACCGTCCGTCATCAGCTTAACCATGGTGTTATCACTAACATGGTCGCTGAAACGCACTTTATACCCGATGCAGCCGCCCGGCTCAGTTTGCAGCTCTTCGGCGATACGGTTAGCTACGGTACGCGCCGCCAGTCGACGCGGCTGGGTATGGCCGATAAGCCCCTTCACCCCACGCCCCAGCTCCATACAGATTTTCGGTAACTGGGTGGTTTTACCGGAGCCGGTTTCCCCGGCAACAATCACCACCTGATGGTCGCGAACCGCGTCCAGGATGTCTTGTTTTTTCTG of the Citrobacter freundii genome contains:
- the hrpA gene encoding ATP-dependent RNA helicase HrpA translates to MTEQQKITFNMLQQQLESLMLRDKQRFSRRLHGVKKVKNPDAQQAIYQEMAKEIEQAAGKVVLREAARPDITYPENLPVSQKKQDILDAVRDHQVVIVAGETGSGKTTQLPKICMELGRGVKGLIGHTQPRRLAARTVANRIAEELQTEPGGCIGYKVRFSDHVSDNTMVKLMTDGILLAEIQQDRMLMQYDTIIIDEAHERSLNIDFLLGYLKELLPRRPDLKVIITSATIDPERFSKHFNNAPIIEVSGRTYPVEVRYRPIVEDADDTERDQLQAIFDAVDELGRESQGDILIFMSGEREIRDTADALNKLDLRHTEVLPLYARLSNSEQNRVFQSHSGRRIVLATNVAETSLTVPGIKYVIDPGTARISRYSFRTKVQRLPIEPVSQASANQRKGRCGRVSEGICIRLYSEDDFLSRPEFTDPEILRTNLASVILQMTALGLGDIAAFPFVEAPDKRNIQDGVRLLEELGAITTDEQQTAYKLTPLGRQLSQLPVDPRLARMVLEAQKHGCVREAMIITSALSIQDPRERPMDKQQASDEKHRRFHDKESDFLAFVNLWNYLGEQQKALSSNQFRRQCKLDFLNYLRVREWQDVYTQLRQVVKELGIPVNSEPAEYREIHVALLTGLLSHIGMKDADKQEFTGARNARFSIFPGSGLFKKPPKWTMVAELVETSRLWGRIAARIDPEWVESVAQHLIKRSYSEPHWERAQGAVMATEKVTVYGLPIVAARKVNYSLIDPALSRELFIRHALVEGDWQTRHAFFRDNLKLRAEVEELEHKSRRRDILVDDETLFEFYDQRISHDVVSARHFDSWWKKVSRETPDLLNFEKSMLIKEGAEKISKLDYPNFWHQGNLKLRLSYQFEPGADADGVTVHIPLPLLNQVEESGFEWQIPGLRRELVIALIKSLPKPVRRNFVPAPNYAEAFLGRVTPLELPLLDSLERELRRMTGVTVDRDDWHWDQVPDHLKITFRVVDDKNKKLQEGRSLQALKDTLKGKVQETLSAVADDGIEQSGLHIWSFGQLPESYEQKRGNYKVKAWPALVDERDSVAIKLFDNPLEQQQAMWSGLRRLLLLNIPSPIKYLHEKLPNKAKLGLYFNPYGKVLDLIDDCISCGVDRLIDANGGPVWTEEGFAALHEKVRAELNDTVVEIAKQVEQILTAVFNINKRLKGRVDMTMALGLSDIKAQMGGLVYRGFVTGNGFKRLGDTLRYLQAIEKRLEKLAIDPHRDRAQMLKVDSVQQAWQQWFNKLPPARREDDDVKEIRWMIEELRVSYFAQQLGTPYPISDKRILQAMDQITG